DNA sequence from the Streptomyces sp. NBC_01497 genome:
GCATGTCGGCGACGAACGTCCCTTCCGAAGCGGCGGCCTTGGCCCGTACGGCACGCAGCGTCGCGGAATCGGCGGCCAGGACCGAGCAGCCGGCCCACGGCAGTCCGGGGTGCGCGGCGCCGTCCGCGTCGACGGCGGTGTCACCGAGCATGCCCCCGACGGCGTCCGAGGTGGCGGCCGCGACGCAGATCGCGGCGTTCACCGCGCGGCCTGCGGGCAGACTCCCGTCGACCACGACGACCCACTTGAGGCGGGCGGCACGGGTGGGCGCGTCCTGATCGATCTCGTCGGCGGCGAAGCCGACGGCGGCGGCTTCCGTGGTTTCAGCGAGCACTGGCTCAACTCCTGCTCGGATGTACGGCATATACGCCAGCGAGCATACGGATCGTGCGCGAGGAGTCACTGTGCTTCGAACGTTGTGCGGCGAGATGGGGCCTTGCGGCACCGGAATCACCGTTCGTACGGCGATC
Encoded proteins:
- a CDS encoding DUF2000 domain-containing protein, translated to MLAETTEAAAVGFAADEIDQDAPTRAARLKWVVVVDGSLPAGRAVNAAICVAAATSDAVGGMLGDTAVDADGAAHPGLPWAGCSVLAADSATLRAVRAKAAASEGTFVADMPAAAQHTRVYSEYLDSVGETAGDALDYYAVSIVGPRNRVDKIVKKLPLLP